One part of the Tachysurus vachellii isolate PV-2020 chromosome 6, HZAU_Pvac_v1, whole genome shotgun sequence genome encodes these proteins:
- the LOC132847279 gene encoding core histone macro-H2A.2: protein MSARGGKKKTTKLSRSARAGVIFPVGRMMRYLRTGTHKYRIGMGAPVYMAAVIEYLAAEILELAGNAARDNKKGRITPRHIKLAVANDEELNQLLRGVTISNGGVLPRIHPELLSKKRGGRVKVDSQMTAPEKTDKEVKSSKRSSKKSRGKPGRKPRKSAENDKDGTNSTMEDGPGEGFTVLAAKSLFLGQKLSLAESDIGKIGTIKVEGIINPTNAEIDLKDGIGNALEKAGGKDFLEAVKELRKTQGPLEVASVAVSQASGMAARFIIHCNVPQWGSDKCEDQLEKTVKNCLSAAEEKKLKSVAFPSLPTGRNGFPKQTAAQLILKAISNHFVSATTSSLKNIYFVMFDSESIGIYLQEMTKMDVK from the exons ATGTCAGccagaggaggaaaaaagaagaccaccaagctgtcacGCTCAGCACGGGCTGGCGTTATCTTTCCTGTAGGGAGGATGATGAGGTACTTACGCACAGGGACTCATAAGTACCGCATCGGTATGGGAGCTCCTGTCTACATGGCAGCTGTCATTGAGTACCTGGCAG CTGAAATTTTAGAACTAGCTGGTAATGCGGCCAGAGACAACAAGAAAGGACGAATTACTCCACGGCACATCAAGCTAGCAGTGGCTAATGATGAAGAGCTTAACCAG CTACTCAGAGGGGTTACCATATCAAACGGTGGCGTCCTGCCTCGTATCCACCCTGAGCTTCTCTCCAAGAAGAGAGGAGGGCGAGTGAAGGTGGACTCACAGATGACAGCACCAgaaaaaacagataaagaagTGAAGAGCAGCAAGAGGTCCTCCAAAAAGAGCAGAGGAAAACCAGGCCGTAAACCAAGG AAGAGTGCAGAGAACGACAAAGACGGAACCAACAGCACAATGGAGGATGGACCAGGAGAAGGATTTACTGTTCTCGCAGCAAAGAGTTTGTTCCTTGGACAAAAG CTATCTCTTGCAGAAAGTGACATCGGCAAAATTGGAACCATTAAAGTTGAGGGAATTATTAATCCCACAAATGCAGAGATTGATTTGAAGGACGGAATTG GTAATGCACTGGAGAAAGCTGGAGGAAAAGATTTCCTGGAAGCCGTAAAAGAATTGCGGAAAACACAAGGCCCCTTGGAGGTTGCGTCAG TTGCAGTTAGCCAGGCCAGTGGGATGGCAGCACGTTTCATCATCCACTGCAACGTCCCTCAGTGGGGCTCTGACAAGTGTGAAGATCAGCTGGAGAAGACAGTGAAGAACTGCCTGTCTGCTGCGGAGGAGAAGAAGCTCAAATCTGTAGCCTTCCCTTCTCTACCAACTGGAAG AAATGGATTCCCAAAGCAAACTGCAGCCCAGCTGATACTGAAGGCCATTTCAAACCATTTTGTTTCAGCAACCACGTCCTCTCTGAAGAACATTTACTTTGTGATGTTTGACAGTGAGAGCATTGGAATTTATCTGCAGGAAATGACCAAGATGGATGTCAAGTGA